In the genome of Acidobacteriota bacterium, the window GCACCTAAATAAGGTCTTCTCAGACAGTTTCTAAGGCTGAAGGTCAGACGAGACACAGATCTCTCTGGCCTTCAAACATTTACGCAGGAGTATTTTGCACTATGTCCGTCACTCGTTCTTTCGTTTTTAGTATTCTTTTTGTGGCTTTTTCGAGCATTTGCATTTCAGCCCAGGCTCAGTCGGCGTCGGCTCCGAAGATCGTTGTCATCGATACTGCGGTCTTTTTTAATGAAAAGCTCGGTATCACAAAGATAGTTTCCGCCTCGAAGACCCTTGCAAACGAGCTTGCTCCGAAGCGCAATTCCGTTCAGCAGCTCGTTGCTCGAATTGATGCTCTGAACAAGGAGATGGCGACATTTCAGGCGAACGCCTCGAAGGGCATTCCGATTGACGAGAAAACGGTCCAGAGCAAGGTCGATGAGCTTGACCGCCTGAAACGCGAAGGTAAGTATCAGGAAGACGAATTCAATGCCTTGGCTCAAAAGCGCCAGAACGAGATCGTAGGCCCGGTATATTCCGAGGTTCTGAAGACGCTTGGTGAATACTTAAAATCAAAGGATTACGGCCTGGTGTTCGACGCATCAAAGGATCAGAGTGGAATACTGATCTATGCGTCCGAAAAGTACGATATCACGAAGGAATTTATCACCTACTACAACACACGTCCGGTAACGGCCATTGCTCCGGTCCCCCGGTAGATAGGGATTTGCCTCCGGCAAAATTGCCTTTTGCCAGCTTTTTTGATTACATTTCGTGTAAAGATTATGTCAATCCTTGATTCGGTCGCGATACAAAATATTCTTCCGCACCGCTATCCATTCTTGCTGGTCGATAAGATCATCGAACTCGAACCGCGGGTACGGATCGTCGGCATTAAGCAGGTAACGGCAAATGAGCAGTTTTTTCAGGGCCATTTTCCGGGT includes:
- a CDS encoding OmpH family outer membrane protein, which codes for MSVTRSFVFSILFVAFSSICISAQAQSASAPKIVVIDTAVFFNEKLGITKIVSASKTLANELAPKRNSVQQLVARIDALNKEMATFQANASKGIPIDEKTVQSKVDELDRLKREGKYQEDEFNALAQKRQNEIVGPVYSEVLKTLGEYLKSKDYGLVFDASKDQSGILIYASEKYDITKEFITYYNTRPVTAIAPVPR